A stretch of DNA from Candidatus Methylomirabilota bacterium:
ATCACACGTCGAAAGTTCCTGGCCGCAACGGGCGGGACCGCCGGGGCCATAGCGACCCAGGGATTCTTCCCAGCGGTGCTTCGCGCGCAGGCTGAGCCGCTCCGCATCGGCTGCCCGCTGCCGCTGACGGGACCGTTCGCGGCGCTCGCCGCGGACATGCAGCGCGGCGCCCAGCTCGCGCAGGACGAGCTCAACGCCAAGGGCGGCGTGATGGGCCGCAAGGTCGAGGTGCTCTTCCGCGACGACGAGCTCAAGCCGGCCGTCGGCGCCCAGCGCACCAAGGAGCTGATCGAGAACCAGAAGTGCCAGTTCATCGTCGGTGGCCTCGCCGCGCACGTCCAGATGGCGATCAACGAGCAGACCAAGAAAGCCAAGGTTCTCTTCATCTCCACCAGTCAGTCCGACGAGATCAGCGCCAAGCCCGACACCAGCCCCATCACCTTCCACGAAGCGCTCAACCCCACCATCACGTCCCGCGTGATGGGCACCTGGGTCGCCCAGAACCTCGGGAAGAAGTGGTGGATCATCTACGCCGACTACGCCTGGGGCAAGCAGAACAACGCGGTCCTCCAGGACACGCTCCAGAAAAACGGCGGCACACTCCTCGGTGCCACCCCGTACCCGCTCGGCAGCGCGGAGTTCTCCGCCCACCTTCCCAAGATCCAGGCGGCCAAGCCCGACGTGCTGATGTCGATGACGCCCGGCGCGGACAATATCGCTTTCCTCAAGCAGGT
This window harbors:
- a CDS encoding ABC transporter substrate-binding protein, which encodes MASITRRKFLAATGGTAGAIATQGFFPAVLRAQAEPLRIGCPLPLTGPFAALAADMQRGAQLAQDELNAKGGVMGRKVEVLFRDDELKPAVGAQRTKELIENQKCQFIVGGLAAHVQMAINEQTKKAKVLFISTSQSDEISAKPDTSPITFHEALNPTITSRVMGTWVAQNLGKKWWIIYADYAWGKQNNAVLQDTLQKNGGTLLGATPYPLGSAEFSAHLPKIQAAKPDVLMSMTPGADNIAFLKQVRSFGMDKTMKIAQPLLWISYLKEGGPELYSDIYGSINWYWELQDTIPSAKKFVEASMKKFNIPPGDYGAYSYSGVLEVARGVELAKSTDSEAVANALRKSPVYDHFKGKQWWRACDNKSMQDMWIVKGRGPGKTKGDWGLMDMVAKVTADEKYDRTCAEKGFV